In the genome of Nicoliella spurrieriana, the window TGACTACCTAGGGCGGGACTTGCTTTCTAGAATTTTATACGGGACACGAATCTCGCTTACGATTGCAATTGTAGCAACGTTCTTTGATTTAACGATCGGGATTGCCTACGGGATGTACTCAGGCCTTAAGGGTGGTGCCGTTGATAACGTAATGCAACGGATTATTGAAATCATGCTCTCAATTCCAAACTTGATCGTAATGGTATTGTTAATCTTGATTTTAAAGCCAGGAATGACTGCCATCATCATCGCAATCGCCTTTACCAGTTGGATTAATATGGCCCGGTTGATTCGGGCCCAGACGTTGGAATTAAAGGACCAAGAATTCGTGTTGGCTGCTAGAACACTGGGCGAAAGTCAGTGGAAGATTGCTACTAAGCACTTGCTGCCAAACCTATCCAGTGTGATCATCATCAACACGATGTTCACGATTCCAAATGCCATCTTCTTCGAAGCATTCCTTTCCTACATCGGGATTGGGATTTCCGCACCCAAGGCTTCATTGGGGACGTTAATCAACAATGGTCAACAAAACTTCCAGTTCTTACCATATCAAATGTGGGGACCAGCAGTTGTTTTGATCATCTTGATGCTCGCCTTCAATATCTTAGGTGATGGAATGCGTGATGCCTTCGATCCAAAATCTAGAAAGTAGGTGCTAATTTACGATGGAAAACCAAAATGATATTCTAGAAGTACGTG includes:
- a CDS encoding ABC transporter permease, whose product is MAEKENHQLPADAFDRLPDGAHLDSEKIAAPSLTFLQDSWRRLKQNKAAMISLVILVILFILAFGSLIWSPANPNATNPGHANLPPRIPFLEFIPGFDGTLVQSGSRVNAYAQAHVANGVNYWLGTDYLGRDLLSRILYGTRISLTIAIVATFFDLTIGIAYGMYSGLKGGAVDNVMQRIIEIMLSIPNLIVMVLLILILKPGMTAIIIAIAFTSWINMARLIRAQTLELKDQEFVLAARTLGESQWKIATKHLLPNLSSVIIINTMFTIPNAIFFEAFLSYIGIGISAPKASLGTLINNGQQNFQFLPYQMWGPAVVLIILMLAFNILGDGMRDAFDPKSRK